The genomic DNA TTCGCCTGCCAAAAGTCCAACATAGTAAATCTGTGGAATCCCTGGGGCAAAACATTGAAGAACACGCGCCAACAGGTAGGCTTGATCATTATTGCCCAGCGCTGAATAATAGGTACAGTTGATTTGGTAGATGTCTAAATTGTTATAGGCTTCTGTGCTATAAATTTTCTTTACATTCGCTCCTTGTGCATACAAGGCTTCACGAGTTGCTTCTGTTTCCTCATCTGTCAGCAAATCCTTGACATCCACAACGCCGATACCGTCGTGCGTATCCAAGGTTGTAAACTGCTTGCGTGGACAAATTTCCATCCAATGAACAAGGCGATTGACATGCCCTGAATACAATGCATGGAGAACCAGCATTGGCAAAGCAAAGTCATAGACATAGTAATCCTGCTCTGCAATTTTCTGTTGAATCGTGTAATGTTCATGGATTTCTGGTAAGATTTCGACATCTTTTGGTGCTAATAGTTGACGTGGAAAATGCAGCATTTCCCAAATATCTGGCTCAACAAAGAAACAGTTCGTTCCAATCTTTTTGTTGGCGTAGGCAAAAGCATCTAAACGAATGATGGAAGCTCCATGCTCTGCCAACTGTTCCAATTTTTCTTGGATGAAGCGACGGGTTGTTTCTGTTGTCACATCTAAGTCAATCTGCTCCTCATCAAAGGTACACCATACTTTTTCCTCACTGCCATCTGCAAACTTAGCAATTCGATAAGGAGCACGAGGTTTGCGCTTATAAATCAAATCGACATCCTCTTGAGTCGGTTCCCCGTTTGGCCAAAAGTTTTTATAGCGAATGAACAAATCCGCATAAGCTGATTTATCTTTCTTTTCGAGGAAATCAAGGAAATACGGTGACTTGGCCGAAATATGATTGATCATAAAATCAAACATGAGGTAGTAGTCTTTGCTTAGTGCTTCAATATCTGACCAGTCTCCAAATGCAGGATCAACCTTTGTATAGTCCATGGGTGCAAAGCCACGATCCCCTGATGATGGGAAGAATGGCAGGATATGAATCCCTCCTACTACATCCTTTAATGGCCCCTCAAGCACTTTTTTCAAATCCTTGAGATTCTTACCTAAACTATCCGAATAGGTAATCAACATGGCTTGGTTTTTAATTTTCATAGCTACTCTCCTTTTGTAAGCCTTTTCTTTTTTCTTTGTTAGAAAAGGTTGAACAAGTCAACCTTGAAGATTATTTGACAGAACCGCTCGTCATACCAGAAATAATATGTTTTTGGAAGACCAGATAAACAAGTAGAATTGGGATAATTCCGACCACATAGGATGCAAACGATGGACCATAGTCACTAAAATACATGCCTTGATAGTTGTATTGGAAAAGTGGCAAGGTCCACATATTTTGGTCACGGTTCAATACTAAGAGTGGCAAAAGAAAGTCATTCCATACCCACAGCGCATTGATAATCAAAACCGTCGCATGCATAGGTTTCATGAGTGGAAAAATAATTTTCCAGTACATGGTAAATTTATCACATCCATCAATGGCTGCTGCTTCATCCATTTCTTCTGGCACAATTGTCTTGATGTATCCAACATAGAGAAAGAGCGCCTGAGGAACAGCATAGGTCAAATACAAGATAATCAAGCCAACAATGTTGTTCAATCCAATGCTAGACATCAGCTTTGTCATTGGAAGCATGATAACCTGAAAAGGTACAAAAATCCCGATAATCAAGTAAAAGTAGATAATATTAAAGACCGTTTGTCGTTTCATCTGACGAGCAACTGCAAAAGCGGCCATCGGGATAATCAGAACAATGAGTAATACGGCTACAATAGTAATTACAGCTGAATTACCAAAATATTGAACTATCCCATCTTCAAAAAGCCTGTTATAGTTGTCCAGCGTAAACTCTTCAGGAAGTCCAAAGAAATTTCCTGTAATCTCCTTGGTCGGTTTAAAGGAACTGATGACCGTAACTAAGAGCGGGATGAACATAAAGAGAATGCCCGTGAAGAGGATAAGGTAGACCCACCAATTTTTTTGTTTTTGAGTATTCATGACAATCCTCCTAAATCTCAAATTTCTTCGAAATTCTCATCTGAACCAATGAGATGACAATAATGAAGATGAAGAGCACCACAGCTAAAGCATTCGCATAAGAGAACTTATTGTCCACAAAAGCATAGTTGTAGACCAGTAAGCCGAGGGACTCTGTTTTCCCATCAGGCCCCCCACTTGTCAGTGCAAAGATAAGGTCAAATGCCGTCAAACCTGACTTCATAGCTAAGATAAAGACCATGCTGATGGATGGAAGGAGGTAGGGCAGTTCAATATTAAAGAATTGTTGAGAGCGAGTTGCACCATCAATGGCTGCTGCTTCCTTAACATCTTCTGGAATACTTTGCAAACCAGACAAAAAGATGATGACCGGCATAGCCAATCCCTGCCAGAGAGCTACAAAGATTACAGCTGGAATAACGGTATGCTCCTGAACCAATAGGTTTTCCATCAACCAATCAATTTGAAGTAGCTCACCGATTTGAGTAAAACCGTAATTAAAAAGTTGAACAAAAATCAAGCCCAAGGTCACAGTTGATAAAACCGCTGGGAAAAAGTACCAGGTTCTAAAGAAACCTACTGCTTTTATCTTCCGATTGAGTAAGGTGGCTAGCCAAATCCCGATGACAATTTCACCAATAACTAAACCAATGGTAAAGATAATCGTGAAGGTCATTGAGGTATAGAAATCAGGATTTTTCAAAATATCCAGATAATTGCCAATGCCAATCAGGTCGTACTTGCTAGACAGTCCATTCCAGTCCGTCAGACTGTAATAAATCCCCGTCAGTAGCGGATAAAAGAAAAAAATGAGCTGCAAGATAATCGGTACTGCTACAAACAAGTAGGGCCAAAATCTAGCTACAAATCCTTTTTGCTGCATAGTAGTTCTCCTTATGTTGTTGAGTATAGTAGTTTAAGCTCAGTTCCAACAACAGTTTAGGGGTGCCATCATTCAAACTGAGATTAAACAACTATAAGAGGAACCACGACCAGATTCTCCAGCCCCGGTTCCACAGTTGTTTCTATTAACTTTTCTATTTCATTGGATCAAAGAAGGCATTGAGTTTCTTAACCAATTCAGCTGAGTCAGGATTTTTGACGGTTTCAACTGTGATATTCCAGAACTCATCTTCCGAATCCCATTCACTTTGCAACCAAACCACATGCTTGTCTGTGAAGGCATATTGGGTAACACCAGCTGTTTCTGGGAATTTGCCTTCTGTATCAACTCCTTCAACAGAGGTTGGAGAACCGTCTACATCATAATATTTTTGAATAACTTCTGCACGAGAGAGATACTCTAAGAATTTCTTAGCTTCTTCCGGATGTTCCGATTCAGCAGAGATAGAGAGAGCTAGGTCCGCTGCACCAATGGTATAGTCACCGCCTTCTTCATCTCCAGGGAAGGTGAACATGCCGTACTCAAACTCAGGCTCTTGCTGGTTAATAGCAGTTGCTGCCCATGTTCCCTGTGGCAACATCAACGCTTCTCCTGCTGCAAAAGCTGCAACCGCATCTGCATACAATGCTCCTGCTGCTCCCTTTTGACCGTTGTCTGTCAACAGTGCCAAGCGCTCAGTTACCGCTTTTGTTGTTGTATCATCTTGAATTGCACCTTTAGCACTGCGGATCAAGATGTCTTCTGCACCATCAAACCCACCGGCAACTGTTACCCAGGCTAACTGATGGTATCCATTTAGTGACCAAGCATCATTCAGAGAAAGTGCAAATGGTGAAGTTGTACCATCTGCCTTAATTTTATCTACCAGCGCAACAAATTCTGCATAAGTCGTTGGAACTTCTAAACCTAGTTCTTTGAATTTATCCTTATTGTAGTAAATACCGTAAGCATTGGCAGTTAAAGGAAGGGTGTAGTTCTTGTCTTCAACCAGATAAGGAGTTACCGCTCCGTCTTTCAAGTTGGATAGCCCTGCATCATCATCGATTTCTAAGAAACGACCATCAGCTGCAAATTCTTTGAAGTCAGCATTCTGAGGGTAAATATTGATGACATCTGGCGCTTCGTCATTAGCCATACGGGTTTTCAAAACAGTTCCCGCATCTGGTACGTTTGAAAACTTAACATCAATCGTAGGATTTTCTTTTTCAAAATCATCGATGATTTCTTGAAGCGTTTTTTGCATTTCAGGTTTTTGAGAGTAAAATTCAATCTCAACCTTTTCGCTAGAGCTTGAACTGCCGCAGGCAACGAGCAAACTAGCAAACGCACAAGCAGTAGCGCATTTAAAAACTGTTTTGATGTTCATATGGTAAAATCCTCCTAGATTTTATTAAAAATATATTGTACACTAAAGAAATCTTTTTGAATATGCGGCATAGTTAACCCGATATTCATGAGTTCGTCCCCATAAAAGCTAGCATCTAACTGAGGACAATGATAAAGCGCACGCTCCTCCAAGCCCTTGAGTCGGACTTGCACAAGAGGAGCCTCTGGCTGAGCCAGGATTTTCACAAAAGTAAAGACTGCCTGACTTTTATCCTTATTAACATAAGTATATGCTTTCGTATTCTCCGTTTGTTGTAATCGGTAGATATTCCCGAATTGGACTGTTTGTCGAATACTTTTATAGAGAGCTGTTTGGCTAGCAACTTCTTTTTTCTTGGAGTCTGACAGGGCTGTCAAATCCAATTCATAGCCCAAATTTCCCAGCATGGCAACATTCCCTCGAGTTGAAAAAGGAGTAATCCGCCCTACCTGATGATTCGGAACAGCTGATACATGGGCTCCCATTGAAGCGATTGGATAAATCAAACTCGTTCCTTCCTGAATGGAAAGGCGACCAATCGCATCTGTATTGTCACTCGCCCACGCTTGTGGCATGTAATAGAGCATACCTAGATCATTACGCCCTCCTCCTCCTGCACAGGATTCAAAGAGCACATGAGGAAAGGCTTGGGTAAGGGTATCCAAAATCCGATAGAGTCCAAGGATATAGCGATGATAAAATTCATGCTTAGTAGCATTGGCTTGTCCTTCAGAAATTGAGGTGATGTTGCGGTTCATATCCCACTTAACATAGGTAATATTAGCCGATTGCAACACTCTGGTTATCGAATCGATAAGATAGTCGCAGACTTCTTTTTTAGACAAATCAAGAACCAACTGTTCCCGGCTATAGATATGCTCTCTACCCTTAATGTGAATAGCCCAGTCAGGATGCTTGCGATAGAGTTCACTATCCACTGAAATCATCTCAGGCTCAAACCACAGTCCAAATTCCATACCTAAATCATTGATGGCTTCAGCCAATCCATTCAAGCCATTAGGAAGTTTTTCCTTATTGACGTACCAGTCACCAAGAGAAGACTCGTCATTATTTCGCTTGCCAAACCAGCCGTCATCCAATACAAATAATTCAATTCCTGCCTGTTGAGCCTCTCTTGCTAAACTGAGAATTTTTTCCTCCGTAAAATGGAAGTAAGTGGCTTCCCAATTATTGATGAGAATCGGTCTAGGTTTATTAGCAAAGGGCGACCGAACCAGATGCTTCTGAAGAAAAGCGTGACTAGTCTGAGTCATTCCTGTCAATCCTCTGTCGGTATAAGACAAAAGAGCTTCTGGGGTTTGGAAGGATTGATGGGCTTCTAGTTTCCAGCAAAATCCCCAATCGTTAAGCCCCATGCCCCAACGGCAGGTTTCAAGAGCTGTTGTTTCGACAAAACCTGTAAAATTACCGCTGTAAACAAGATGGGCTGAATAAACTTCGCCATAATCCTCCGTCACATCCTTAGAGGCTAAAGCTAAGAAAGGGGTTCTAGAGTGACTGGATGCTCCTCGGATACTGCCGATACTGTATTTTCCCTTGGTAATAGGCGTTACCGTCCATTCTTTTTCGTAGCCATATCGACCCGTCAGGCTATGAATAGCAAAATCTTGATGAGGAAAATCCAACATGAATGAAAGTGCCGTTTCAAGAGTGCTTGGATAGCGACCGGTCTGAATCACAACTGACCGCGCTAGAAAATTTGCCTCTTCAAATACAGAATAAGATAGCGTTACTGTCACATCCGTTAACTGGTCATAGAGGTCTATCTCTAAAGTTTCAACCTCCTCTTCGCTTGCAAAACTGGCTGGCAAATCCAGTAATTTCTTCTTGCCTTTGAAAATTCTATGAGTCTGATAGCGCAAATCCAAAGCTGTCCCAAATTCATTTCGTACTTCGATGGCTGCGGCACGAAAGTCTCCAAGGCCATTGCTTGAATATTCCATGGACAGAGTATCCAATGAAAAAGTCCGATTTCCACTGATGGGACTTGGAGAGAAGGCTCTGTCTAAATATGTTATTTTGTTACTTGAACTAAACTGATTGACTTTTTTACCGAAGTATCTATGCACAAGTATATCATTTTCTAAAACTTGCATCACATAAGAAAATTCCGTTGTTTTCAAGTGAAACAAGCCTTCTTGTTCAAAAAATTGTATCACTTTTCTATCTCCTATC from Streptococcus oriscaviae includes the following:
- the gtfA gene encoding sucrose phosphorylase, encoding MKIKNQAMLITYSDSLGKNLKDLKKVLEGPLKDVVGGIHILPFFPSSGDRGFAPMDYTKVDPAFGDWSDIEALSKDYYLMFDFMINHISAKSPYFLDFLEKKDKSAYADLFIRYKNFWPNGEPTQEDVDLIYKRKPRAPYRIAKFADGSEEKVWCTFDEEQIDLDVTTETTRRFIQEKLEQLAEHGASIIRLDAFAYANKKIGTNCFFVEPDIWEMLHFPRQLLAPKDVEILPEIHEHYTIQQKIAEQDYYVYDFALPMLVLHALYSGHVNRLVHWMEICPRKQFTTLDTHDGIGVVDVKDLLTDEETEATREALYAQGANVKKIYSTEAYNNLDIYQINCTYYSALGNNDQAYLLARVLQCFAPGIPQIYYVGLLAGENDIELLESTKEGRNINRHYYELAEIEREVERPIVQALFKLLKFRNTSPAFDGEFSVQMVDEHNLTILWFNQDAGISARLTANLKDKTFEIVEIEEGKTTTIEL
- a CDS encoding carbohydrate ABC transporter permease, translating into MNTQKQKNWWVYLILFTGILFMFIPLLVTVISSFKPTKEITGNFFGLPEEFTLDNYNRLFEDGIVQYFGNSAVITIVAVLLIVLIIPMAAFAVARQMKRQTVFNIIYFYLIIGIFVPFQVIMLPMTKLMSSIGLNNIVGLIILYLTYAVPQALFLYVGYIKTIVPEEMDEAAAIDGCDKFTMYWKIIFPLMKPMHATVLIINALWVWNDFLLPLLVLNRDQNMWTLPLFQYNYQGMYFSDYGPSFASYVVGIIPILLVYLVFQKHIISGMTSGSVK
- a CDS encoding carbohydrate ABC transporter permease produces the protein MQQKGFVARFWPYLFVAVPIILQLIFFFYPLLTGIYYSLTDWNGLSSKYDLIGIGNYLDILKNPDFYTSMTFTIIFTIGLVIGEIVIGIWLATLLNRKIKAVGFFRTWYFFPAVLSTVTLGLIFVQLFNYGFTQIGELLQIDWLMENLLVQEHTVIPAVIFVALWQGLAMPVIIFLSGLQSIPEDVKEAAAIDGATRSQQFFNIELPYLLPSISMVFILAMKSGLTAFDLIFALTSGGPDGKTESLGLLVYNYAFVDNKFSYANALAVVLFIFIIVISLVQMRISKKFEI
- a CDS encoding extracellular solute-binding protein gives rise to the protein MNIKTVFKCATACAFASLLVACGSSSSSEKVEIEFYSQKPEMQKTLQEIIDDFEKENPTIDVKFSNVPDAGTVLKTRMANDEAPDVINIYPQNADFKEFAADGRFLEIDDDAGLSNLKDGAVTPYLVEDKNYTLPLTANAYGIYYNKDKFKELGLEVPTTYAEFVALVDKIKADGTTSPFALSLNDAWSLNGYHQLAWVTVAGGFDGAEDILIRSAKGAIQDDTTTKAVTERLALLTDNGQKGAAGALYADAVAAFAAGEALMLPQGTWAATAINQQEPEFEYGMFTFPGDEEGGDYTIGAADLALSISAESEHPEEAKKFLEYLSRAEVIQKYYDVDGSPTSVEGVDTEGKFPETAGVTQYAFTDKHVVWLQSEWDSEDEFWNITVETVKNPDSAELVKKLNAFFDPMK
- a CDS encoding alpha-galactosidase; protein product: MQVLENDILVHRYFGKKVNQFSSSNKITYLDRAFSPSPISGNRTFSLDTLSMEYSSNGLGDFRAAAIEVRNEFGTALDLRYQTHRIFKGKKKLLDLPASFASEEEVETLEIDLYDQLTDVTVTLSYSVFEEANFLARSVVIQTGRYPSTLETALSFMLDFPHQDFAIHSLTGRYGYEKEWTVTPITKGKYSIGSIRGASSHSRTPFLALASKDVTEDYGEVYSAHLVYSGNFTGFVETTALETCRWGMGLNDWGFCWKLEAHQSFQTPEALLSYTDRGLTGMTQTSHAFLQKHLVRSPFANKPRPILINNWEATYFHFTEEKILSLAREAQQAGIELFVLDDGWFGKRNNDESSLGDWYVNKEKLPNGLNGLAEAINDLGMEFGLWFEPEMISVDSELYRKHPDWAIHIKGREHIYSREQLVLDLSKKEVCDYLIDSITRVLQSANITYVKWDMNRNITSISEGQANATKHEFYHRYILGLYRILDTLTQAFPHVLFESCAGGGGRNDLGMLYYMPQAWASDNTDAIGRLSIQEGTSLIYPIASMGAHVSAVPNHQVGRITPFSTRGNVAMLGNLGYELDLTALSDSKKKEVASQTALYKSIRQTVQFGNIYRLQQTENTKAYTYVNKDKSQAVFTFVKILAQPEAPLVQVRLKGLEERALYHCPQLDASFYGDELMNIGLTMPHIQKDFFSVQYIFNKI